Genomic DNA from Thermobifida alba:
GCGGTTGACGAGGGACAGCTGGATGACGACGCCGACGGCCTCGTCGCCTTCCGGGGCGGGAAGGGGACGGGTCTGCACGACGGTGCGCCGCGACCGGCCCTTCGCCGTGCGGACCGTCAGGTCGGGCCACGGGCCGGGGGCGGCTCCCCGCAGTGCCCTGCCGTGCTGCTCCCAGGCTCGGCCGTGGTCGTCGGGGGTGAACAGTTCGGGCCAGGGACGCCCCGCAATCTCGGTGGACGGGTGTCCCAGAAGGGCCGTGAGCGCCTGGTTGGCCAGAAGGACCGCTCCGGTCCGGTCGGCCACGAGCATCGCTGTGGGAGCGTGCCGGAAGGCTGTGCCCGCCGGGTCGTCCATTCTGGCCACGAGAGCGTCAGTCTTTCCTCCAGAACCGGCGAAGCCGTCCGTTGTGCCGGTCGATCCGTTCACGTAATAGATCTTCCCCGTGTCGTCGCGAATGTCCTGTCCGCACCGGCGGACCCCTCCCGAACATCCGTTTCAGCCCATTTTAACGAAACGTCCCCCTTTGTGCAGGTCATCAACCGAGGGGAAACTCTCGCTCCGTCCGGTCGCACGTGGATAATCCGCGTCGGGGGCGGAGGGCCGTCCCTCCCCGTAATTCACCGCGGTCCGCCCGCTCCGGCGGGTCATTTTTTGCCGAGCCCTTGACCTTTCCATTGCCTGGCCGCAACGGGTTTCTCGGCACACCGTCCACAATTCTAGCGGTTCGGCTCCCCCGGCCACCCGCTGCGACGTCGGTTGTTTTCTCCCGGGCATGCGAGGGGGCCCCGCCGCGGCTCCGGAGCCGCGGCGGGGCCCCTCGGGGATCGGTCAGCGAGCGGCGCCTTCGAGCGTCCCGGTGACGTCACCGTTCGGGTCGTAGACGATGCACAGGATCTCGCGGTCGCCGTTGGCCCAGGACTGGTCGGTCGGGAAGTAGTAGGTGAAGTCGAGCTCGGAGTACTCGTAGGAGGTGCCGACGAAGAGGTTGAATTCGTCGATGCAGAACTCGTCGCCGAACTCCTGGATCTCGAACTCCCCGGGATAGGCGCCGTCGGGCATGTCTCCGGCCGCGTAGGCCTCGCCGCCGTGCGGTTCACTGCAGGGGACGGTCTGGACGGTCGAGACCTCTCCCTCCACCTCGGTCTCCTCGGAGGGAAGGCAGTCTCCGACGCCGATGTCGAAGACGTCCTCCTCGGTGGTCCCGCTGGGGGTCTCCATCTCGTCGAGGCCCTGCTCCAGGTCCTGGAGGGCCTGGTCCAGGCCGCTTCCCCCGCCGCGCAGGAGCAGTCCGCAGCCGGACAGCGCGAGGGTGGCAGCGGCGATCGCGGTGGCGGCGGCGGCACGGCCGAGCCCCCACCGGGACGAACCCAGGGTCATTGAATCTCCACTTTTGTTCAGAACGGGGGTTGCACACCGACCGGTGGGTGGTGCGGGGCGTCAGGACTTCGGTCTCGCGGGGCCCCACTCCGGTCCCGGGCCACATGCGGGGTCATGGCCGGCCCGGA
This window encodes:
- a CDS encoding septum formation family protein, which produces MTLGSSRWGLGRAAAATAIAAATLALSGCGLLLRGGGSGLDQALQDLEQGLDEMETPSGTTEEDVFDIGVGDCLPSEETEVEGEVSTVQTVPCSEPHGGEAYAAGDMPDGAYPGEFEIQEFGDEFCIDEFNLFVGTSYEYSELDFTYYFPTDQSWANGDREILCIVYDPNGDVTGTLEGAAR